Part of the Maridesulfovibrio sp. genome, AAGAATGAAGTTCTTTTTGATCCTTCCAAGGTTCTTAATCAGGTCCTGATTGAAAGGGGCTGCGGTGGTTACACAACTGACCTGCAAAAGGCCCGTGCCCTCCTCGAATCATGGGGCAGCAAGTCTCCCATGGTGCTTAAGGGCAAGACCGTGCAAAACGTAACTGATGCTGTGGTCAGCGTTGACGATGCATCTACTGTATTTGCCTATGACCAGAAGTATAACCTGCTGGCTCAGGCAAGGGTAGTATTCGTTCTTAAGTAGAGTAACAAGGCGGTATCTGTGATGATGCACAAGAAGGGACTCCTAATTGGCGGAATTATTGCGATCGTGCTTATGGTCGGTTCCATGGTGCTGGTAAGGGTTCATTTTGTGGAAGCCGCACAGAAACTGCTTTCTGATATGACCAATATGGGGGTGGTAATGGAGGACATTGAGCTCCATTACTCCCCCCTTCCTTCCCTTCGCGTAACCAACCTGCGTGTTCAGAGTGGTATGGATACAGTCCGTATTCCGCAATTGGAAATTTTTCCCGATATCCCCAGTCTGCTCAGTGGTGAGATTAAGCTTAGGCATGTTGTCCTGCAGGAACCGGATGTGAATGCTCTTGCTCATCGAGATGGTGGGAAGTCTTCTTCCGGTACGCTGGAAATTCCTGCCATATTTCCAGATAAGATTGATGTTGTTTCCGGCAGGCTGCAGCTGACTAACAGCTATCAGGCAAAACCTCTTACTGTTTCTGCCAGCGTGGAAAAGGAGAGCAGCGGGTTTGCCTTTAATGTGCGCAGTGCTTCTATTGCCGAGCTGGGATTCAAGTTTTCCGGTCGTCTGGATATGGCATCCACCTCTCCGCTGAAATTAAATCTTCAAGCTACAGAATGTTCAATAGATCCGGCATCCTTTTTGGGTTTTCTTACCGGATTCGGCTATATGTCCAATTCCACCATTCCGGAATTGGCCGAAGCCGGAAGGTTTGAGACAACCGATCTTGATTTCAGCGTGGACAGTGCCGCAGGAACCATGAATATTAAGGCTGGTGGACTGATACTTGATTCCACCAGCGGCAAGGGTTTGTCCTTGCAAATGGGGCAGGGCGGTACTTTTCAGGTCACCCTTGATGAAGCTCAGGTTGATGCCGGAGAGCTTTACGCCATGGCCCAAAAGAGTGAACGGGGCCGTAATGCAACACGTTCTCTCTGCGAGTCTGCCAAGCTGAAGTCTATCAAGCCGAAAGGTACGTTAATTTTTAAGTCTCTTGCACTGCATACTCCTCCCAGTAGTGTCGCCAACAAGGGGCTATCAGGTAAGATGACAGTAAGCGCCAAGGACTTGGTGCTGGTGCTGGAGTCTTTGGACGGCAAAAAGCAGGAACTGAGTATTTCCGAGATTGATGCTGATGTTGAACTTAAAGATGGCAAACCGGTTGTTTCTGTGCGGAGCTTTAATGTTGCTTCCGCAACCGGGGGGACCTTTAACGCGCAAGCATCGTTGACTTTTCCTGTTGATATGAAACAGGTCCGGTTCAAGGCCGAGGCCAGTGATTTTTCACTCTTCGACTACATAATTACTTGCGAGGCTGAAAAAAAAAATCCTTTGCGGACTGTGTTTGATACCCAGTTTAGCCATAAGGAAATACAAATTTCAGCTTCCGGTTATTTCAATACCCCCCAGAATCAGCTGACCGGATATGAGGCGCAGATAAAATCTTTAAGTATCCGTATTCCCCAAAAGGACGATGGCGATAACACGTCTGATGTAAAAGAAAAATTTAATTTTGAGGCGTTACTTGGCCGCGATATCAGCGGTAAGGCTGCCATTCGTCGTTTTTATTACAATGACTGGCCGTTCAGCGATGTTGCCATCTTTGTTCATTCCGGTAACGAACGAGCCTTGCTCAAGGCCAGCGGTAAGCTTTTTCATCTTAATTTGAATGCAGATGTTGTGTTGGCGCAGGATCAGCTTGCAGCACAATGCAATGTGAAAGGACGCGGCACCAGCCTGCCCAGCCTGATAGCCTGTTTTGCAAAGGATCTATCAATTTCCCTGCGCGGTAAAATATATCTTAATGCTAATATGTTCATGCAGGGCGGTGATGCTGATGAGCTGGTTCAGTCCGTACGAGGGGAGGCTTCTGCGAAGATTGATGGGTTGCAGATATTTAACCTTGCCAACCTCGATCCTCGGCTGGGATTCTTTATTGATCTGTTGGACGCTGTTTCGTTCAACCCTGAAGGCGGGGAGGGACTTAATTTTACCACCGCCCGGATGAGTGCGGCTTTAAGCGGCAGAAAGCTGCTGATTAATTCATTCAACCTTAGCGGGCGGCAATTGCAGGCTTGGGGCGGGGGGGCGTATTCTATTGCCGACAAGCATTTGCAACTGGAGGGGAAGGTCCGTTCCGTGCTAGGTACGGTCAATTCCTTTAACGTAGACAGGAAGTTAAAGTCATAGCCATGATTAACAAGCATAGTTCCATATTATTTTTACTGCTGGCAGTACTCCTGCTGGGAAGTTGTTTTGCCAAGAAGACCACGCAGGCAGTGCAGTATACCGAGGAAGAGGCGATTCCGTATAAAATTGCGGTCTTGCCTGCTGAGTACCTCAAGCATTCCGAGAATTCCACAGAGCATAAATCCGTGCTGGTGCTTGATGATGATCGCTTGTTTGTTGCGGATATTGCCCGTGCGGCAATTACCAACCAGTTGGCAGGTAAGGGATTCATGCCCTTGCAGAAGGATGTGGTGGATAACGCCCTTGCTGAACTGGGACGGGATGACGGCTGGCGCAAGATGAGTGATGTGGAGCTTTGTAAGCTTCTCAATGCGGACGGCATCGTTAAGACCGATATTTACAGCGCGGATATGATCAAGGCTTTGGCTTTTGATCTCTTCCAACTGGATGCGGAAGTTATGATGTATAATGCTGCCGGCACTCTGGTTGGCAAATGGCGTGATAGTGCCTCGAAGCGCAGGATTTCCGTTCCTACCGGTGTTATCGGTCTTGCCGGGACCATTGTGGAGGAAGTCTTTTCCGATCCTATCAGGCGTCAGATGCGTATGGTTGTTTATGATTGGGCATGGAATATGGCGCAGGTGCTGCCTGATTGCCCCAAGGGACCGAAGCTCCCGGAAGTAATCGCAGTTGATACCAACGTGGATAATCTGTTTTTCGGAGTTGGCCAGCGGGTAGCGGTTCGTGTTGATGCTGAGCCGGGTCTGACGTGTTCTTTCAGTATTGGAGATTTTAAGAAGAATATACCTTTGCCGCAGATTTCACAGGGTGTTTACGAAGGTTTTTATGTTGTTTCGGAGGGAGATAAAGCAGCCAATGAACCTTTGATGGTTAAAATGCGCAAGGCTAACGGAGTAGACAGGCTTTGGATTGAATCAGGTTCGCTTATATCACTTGATGGTGTGCTTCCTCCGGTTCTGGAGACAATAGAATATCAGACCGGACGTGACGGCGTTAAACTTAATTGGCTGGTGCCTTCTGCCCCTGATCTTGAAGAATTTGTGGTTGAAAAGGGTAACGATCCTGTTGGTGAATTTGAAACTGTTGCCCAGACAAGGAATCCTGAATTTGCTGATCCTGATGTGATGCAGGGGACAGCTGTATATTATCGGGTTCGTATCAAGGATAAAGCCGGAAACCTTTCGCCTTTGAATGGAATTACCAAGGTGGTCATGCCTCAGTTCGATGAGCGTGAGCTTTTCGGTGAATTGAGTGGTGTTTTGGTCAAGGGTAATTACCGGATCGGATTTCCGGTGACTATTCCCGAAGGTTCGAAATTCACCCTCCAGTCGGGGACAAAGATACGTTTTGAGAACAAAGGCCGGATTGATGTTTTCGGTGAACTTGAATCCATAGGTGAAATTAGTGCCCCGGTACGTTTGGAATCCAATTCAACTGTGGGAGTACAAGTTTTGTCCGGTGGTAAGGCGTTGTTTTCCCAGTGTGAATTCAACGGGTTCAGCAAGACTGTTACTTCTACGGGTGGATATACTGAAATCAGGTCATCTTCATTCCGTGGTGGTGAATATGCGGTGGCTGTGACTGAAACAGGTAGCTATGATTTTAAGGGATTGCGTATTTCCGGAGTAAGGCAGGGACTGGTTCTATGTGCAGGTAACGGTTCTGTTGTCCGTTCAAGCATAACCAATTGCACTCAAGGAATTGATTTCAAAGGCGGCAGCGTAGAGATCAAGGATAACAATATCTTTGATAATGAGCGCAATATTGTTGCTGCAGGTAAGCTTGTGGTCAGCGATAACT contains:
- a CDS encoding AsmA-like C-terminal region-containing protein — encoded protein: MMHKKGLLIGGIIAIVLMVGSMVLVRVHFVEAAQKLLSDMTNMGVVMEDIELHYSPLPSLRVTNLRVQSGMDTVRIPQLEIFPDIPSLLSGEIKLRHVVLQEPDVNALAHRDGGKSSSGTLEIPAIFPDKIDVVSGRLQLTNSYQAKPLTVSASVEKESSGFAFNVRSASIAELGFKFSGRLDMASTSPLKLNLQATECSIDPASFLGFLTGFGYMSNSTIPELAEAGRFETTDLDFSVDSAAGTMNIKAGGLILDSTSGKGLSLQMGQGGTFQVTLDEAQVDAGELYAMAQKSERGRNATRSLCESAKLKSIKPKGTLIFKSLALHTPPSSVANKGLSGKMTVSAKDLVLVLESLDGKKQELSISEIDADVELKDGKPVVSVRSFNVASATGGTFNAQASLTFPVDMKQVRFKAEASDFSLFDYIITCEAEKKNPLRTVFDTQFSHKEIQISASGYFNTPQNQLTGYEAQIKSLSIRIPQKDDGDNTSDVKEKFNFEALLGRDISGKAAIRRFYYNDWPFSDVAIFVHSGNERALLKASGKLFHLNLNADVVLAQDQLAAQCNVKGRGTSLPSLIACFAKDLSISLRGKIYLNANMFMQGGDADELVQSVRGEASAKIDGLQIFNLANLDPRLGFFIDLLDAVSFNPEGGEGLNFTTARMSAALSGRKLLINSFNLSGRQLQAWGGGAYSIADKHLQLEGKVRSVLGTVNSFNVDRKLKS
- a CDS encoding right-handed parallel beta-helix repeat-containing protein; this translates as MINKHSSILFLLLAVLLLGSCFAKKTTQAVQYTEEEAIPYKIAVLPAEYLKHSENSTEHKSVLVLDDDRLFVADIARAAITNQLAGKGFMPLQKDVVDNALAELGRDDGWRKMSDVELCKLLNADGIVKTDIYSADMIKALAFDLFQLDAEVMMYNAAGTLVGKWRDSASKRRISVPTGVIGLAGTIVEEVFSDPIRRQMRMVVYDWAWNMAQVLPDCPKGPKLPEVIAVDTNVDNLFFGVGQRVAVRVDAEPGLTCSFSIGDFKKNIPLPQISQGVYEGFYVVSEGDKAANEPLMVKMRKANGVDRLWIESGSLISLDGVLPPVLETIEYQTGRDGVKLNWLVPSAPDLEEFVVEKGNDPVGEFETVAQTRNPEFADPDVMQGTAVYYRVRIKDKAGNLSPLNGITKVVMPQFDERELFGELSGVLVKGNYRIGFPVTIPEGSKFTLQSGTKIRFENKGRIDVFGELESIGEISAPVRLESNSTVGVQVLSGGKALFSQCEFNGFSKTVTSTGGYTEIRSSSFRGGEYAVAVTETGSYDFKGLRISGVRQGLVLCAGNGSVVRSSITNCTQGIDFKGGSVEIKDNNIFDNERNIVAAGKLVVSDNYFGSASVEKLKLQGDILVKSILDAPYPHGRRVVLIDDKEITPELREKKFAELKAFGVNAFHSQHYGDAYQVLIKAVKMKDDRDIYLYLSYTLLALGDEVALSEILDEGISKFPYDVRLHQLNVRYLLNKGDIKQARQVLDKALLLSPSDSNLLYMKDYLDHLAVPTESAPIDIDEEKAGEDKIKDKNDEK